One genomic window of Quercus robur chromosome 6, dhQueRobu3.1, whole genome shotgun sequence includes the following:
- the LOC126688495 gene encoding uncharacterized protein LOC126688495 yields the protein MAFRGRGRGRGYGGGGGGFKYAKQEPFELFPDIELPCIGSVIKEESDKKKGETDQKGKGLTREETLVSTGMRLQIFWKSSAYFLEETVPKKSQSTDIERYSDRTKPRTTVTRDSLSQILVVKRFPQELIGGWKGQQPSRKKVRWNPESDLQKLDFLEKLEQRFQGQEDKGEKEKKEGEDEDEDEEEGEDAEEEPSDDDYYQNDYFDDDEDDYNEVDDGGEDEGIY from the exons ATGGCATTCAGAGGGCGAGGGCGTGGACGTGGATATGGAGGTGGTGGCGGCGGTTTTAAATATGCCAAGCAAGAGCCCTTTGAACTCTTTCCT GATATTGAATTACCTTGTATCGGAAGTGTGATCAAAGAAGaatctgataaaaaaaaaggagaaactgatcaaaaaggaaaaggttTGACCAGAGAAGAAACTTTAGTTTCTACCGGCATGCGCTTGcaaattttttggaaaagcTCTGCTTATTTTCTTGAGGAGACTGTTCCCAAAA AGAGCCAAAGTACGGATATAGAAAGATACTCTGACAGGACAAAACCAAGGACCACAGTGACACGTGATTCTCTTTCGCAAATTTTGGTGGTTAAAAGATTTCCTCAAGAACTAATTGGAG GTTGGAAAGGGCAGCAGCCAAGCAGGAAAAAGGTTCGATGGAATCCCGAGTCAG ATCTGCAGAAGCTAGATTTTTTAGAGAAGCTTGAACAAAGGTTTCAG GGCCAAGAGGATAAAggtgaaaaggaaaagaaagaaggtgAAGACgaggatgaagatgaagaagagggAGAAGATGCTGAGGAAGAACCTAGTGATGATGATTATTATCAG AATGAttattttgatgatgatgaagatgattatAACGAAGTTGATGACGGTGGTGAAG ATGAAGGTATTTATTAA